In Solanum lycopersicum chromosome 5, SLM_r2.1, the following are encoded in one genomic region:
- the LOC101262214 gene encoding 3-ketoacyl-CoA synthase 20, which yields MAQNSPNGEIQSSNLPNFLLSVRLKYVKLGYHYLISNAIYLIIVPILVAVGLHLSTLTLEDLMKNLAMLKSYSTLVVFLGTIYFMSRPRNVYLVDFSCYKPHERYMISKERLVEKLTDIFDESSLNFQKKILYNSGLSDKTYIPVDKWIPSNFSLSSNQNQAKLVIIGAIDDLLAKTDVKIRDIGFIIVNSSMFNPTPSLSAMVVNHYKLSVNVITYNLGGMGCSAGLISVDLANRLLQGKANSYALIVSTEIVSSAFYTGNDKSKLIPNMIFRMGASAVLLSNRFSDRRRSKYQLMHVVRTHKGADDRAFSCVFQDEEEDGKKGMSLSKDLMAVAGEALKTNITTLGPLVLPMSEQLLFFASLIARNVFKRKIKPYIPDFKMAFEHFCIHAGGRAVLDELQKNLDLSEALMEPSRMTLYRFGNTSSSSVWYNLAYSEAKGRIKKGDRAWQIGFGSGFKCNSAVWRALKTVNPAKEKNAWTDEIDDFPAQVSR from the exons atggcaCAAAATTCTCCTAATGGAGAAATTCAATCATCAAATTTACCTAATTTTCTTCTCTCTGTTAGACTTAAATATGTTAAACTTGGTTACCATTACTTAATCTCAAATGCAATTTATCTCATAATTGTTCCAATTCTTGTTGCTGTGGGACTTCATCTTTCAACTCTTACACTTGAAGATCTCATGAAAAATCTTGCAATGTTGAAATCTTACTCAACTCTTGTTGTATTTTTGGGCACAATATACTTCATGAGTCGTCCGAGAAACGTTTACTTAGTCGATTTCTCGTGTTACAAGCCACACGAACGTTACATGATATCGAAAGAACGTTTAGTAGAGAAACTGACAGATATTTTCGATGAAAGTAGTCTGaactttcaaaagaaaatattgtaCAACTCAGGTTTAAGTGACAAGACATACATTCCAGTAGATAAGTGGATCCCTTCGAATTTTTCCCTTAGTAGTAACCAAAATCAAGCAAAATTGGTTATTATTGGTGCTATCGACGATTTATTGGCGAAAACCGATGTAAAAATTCGAGATATTGGATTTATTATTGTGAATTCTAGTATGTTTAATCCAACACCTTCTCTTTCTGCCATGGTTGTGAACCATTATAAACTTAGTGTCAATGTGATTACTTACAATCTTGGAGGTATGGGCTGCAGTGCTGGGCTTATATCTGTGGACTTGGCCAACAGACTTTTACAG GGGAAAGCCAACAGCTATGCACTTATAGTAAGCACAGAAATAGTCTCATCAGCCTTCTATACTGGGAATGATAAATCAAAGCTAATACCAAACATGATTTTTCGGATGGGTGCATCCGCTGTTCTCCTATCGAACCGTTTCTCCGACCGGAGGCGGTCGAAATATCAACTGATGCATGTCGTCCGCACCCATAAAGGCGCGGACGACAGAGCATTCAGTTGCGTGTTTCAAGATGAGGAAGAGGATGGGAAAAAAGGCATGTCATTGTCGAAGGACCTAATGGCAGTAGCTGGTGAGGCTTTAAAAACCAACATCACAACTTTAGGCCCATTGGTCTTGCCAATGTCCGAGCAGCTCCTCTTTTTCGCCTCGTTAATTGCAAGGAACGTGTTTAAACGGAAAATCAAACCGTACATACCGGATTTCAAGATGGCATTCGAGCATTTCTGCATTCATGCAGGGGGAAGAGCTGTGTTGGATGAGCTTCAGAAGAATCTTGATCTCTCAGAAGCACTTATGGAACCATCTAGAATGACTCTGTATAGGTTTGGGAACACTTCAAGTAGCTCAGTGTGGTACAATTTGGCCTATTCCGAGGCTAAAGGAAGGATTAAGAAGGGCGATAGAGCGTGGCAAATAGGATTTGGATCAGGATTCAAATGTAATAGTGCTGTTTGGCGCGCCCTCAAGACAGTCAATCCAGCCAAAGAAAAGAACGCGTGGacagatgagattgatgatttTCCTGCTCAAGTCTCACGTTGA